The Panicum hallii strain FIL2 chromosome 9, PHallii_v3.1, whole genome shotgun sequence genome has a window encoding:
- the LOC112877154 gene encoding peroxidase 57-like, with product MQPARPAALLAAFIMVLASAVSCRAQLANSYYAGKCGNASVETIIQDAVKARLAWDKRMVAGLLHLLFHDCFVAGCDASILLDGPNTEKTALQNNGLFGYDLIDDIKTTLENACPGVVSCADIIVAATRDAVGMCGGPIYQVQLGRRDGMVSQASMASILPGPNVDIPTAIDLFSKKGLNSFDMAILMGAHTVGVTHCSVIHNRLYNFNGTGLPDPAMDPLYVWILSTFACPQGQAFDNIVYLDDPSSILLVDKSYYAQIMKRHGVLSVDQALGDHSSTAWMVNFLATTDFFPSMFSYALNKLSALDVLTGNAGEIRRNCRRTN from the exons ATGCAGCCGGCCCGCCCAGCCGCGCTGCTCGCCGCCTTCATCATGGTGCTGGCCTCCGCCGTGAGCTGCCGCGCCCAGCTCGCCAACAGCTACTACGCCGGCAAGTGCGGCAACGCCAGCGTGGAGACCATCATCCAAGACGCCGTCAAGGCCCGCCTCGCCTGGGACAAGAGGATGGTCGCCGGCCTCCTCCACCTGCTCTTCCACGACTGCTTCGTCGCC GGGTGCGACGCGTCGATCCTGCTGGACGGGCCCAACACGGAGAAGACGGCGCTGCAGAACAACGGCCTCTTCGGCTACGACTTGATTGACGACATCAAGACGACGCTCGAGAATGCGTGCCCCGGCGTTGTCTCCTGCGCCGACATCATCGTCGCCGCAACAAGGGATGCCGTTGGCATG TGCGGAGGGCCGATCTACCAAGTGCAACTGGGAAGAAGGGACGGCATGGTGTCACAAGCGTCCATGGCGAGCATTCTGCCAGGCCCCAACGTCGACATCCCCACCGCCATTGATCTATTCTCCAAGAAGGGCCTCAACAGCTTCGACATGGCCATCCTGATGG GCGCGCACACGGTTGGGGTGACACACTGCTCGGTGATCCACAACCGGCTGTACAACTTCAACGGAACGGGGTTGCCGGACCCGGCCATGGACCCGCTGTACGTTTGGATCCTGTCGACGTTCGCCTGCCCCCAGGGCCAGGCCTTCGACAACATCGTCTACCTCGACGACCCCTCCAGCATCCTCCTCGTCGACAAGAGCTACTACGCGCAGATCATGAAGCGCCACGGCGTGCTCTCCGTGGACCAGGCGCTGGGCGACCACAGCTCCACCGCGTGGATGGTCAACTTCCTGGCCACCACCGACTTCTTCCCCTCCATGTTCAGCTACGCGCTGAACAAGCTGTCCGCGCTCGACGTCCTGACCGGCAACGCTGGCGAGATCAGGAGAAACTGCCGGAGGACCAACTGA
- the LOC112877636 gene encoding peroxidase 57-like yields the protein MASAARSGAAAALMVAVAVLALAAGGSAQLQQGFYKGKCNGTDVEAVVQGIVKSWFAREPPVIAYLLRMQFHECVINGCDGGLLIDGPGTEKTAAPNLSVKGYEVIAAIKAELERRCPGVVSCSDIQILATRDAVALGGGAAYSVRTGRRDRRRSLASDVKLPSPDYTAAQTTVYYGRLGLSTFDTVLLLGAHTVGATRCAAIKSSRLYAYGGRPGATDPGLDPAYAFMYKTYVCPNVPSSDNNVVFLDDQWSALKVDNHYYRNLQLRRGVLPCDQNLYNDGSTRWIVDLLANNAGLFTSLFPQALVKLSEVNVLTGTQGEIRKVCNRFN from the exons ATGGCCTCAGCAGCGCGCAGTGGTGCAGCGGCGGCGCTAATGGTGGCCGTCGCCGTGCTGGCCCTGGCCGCCGGCGGCAGCGCCCAGCTGCAGCAGGGGTTCTACAAGGGCAAGTGCAACGGCACCGACGTGGAGGCGGTGGTGCAGGGCATCGTCAAGTCCTGGTTCGCGCGCGAGCCCCCCGTCATCGCCTACCTCCTCCGCATGCAGTTCCACGAGTGCGTCATCAAC GGCTGCGACGGCGGTTTGCTGATCGACGGCCCCGGCACCGAGAAGACGGCGGCGCCGAACCTGAGCGTGAAGGGCTACGAGGTGATCGCGGCCATCAAGGCGGAGCTGGAGCGGCGGTGCCCCGGCGTGGTGTCCTGCTCCGACATCCAGATCCTCGCCACCCGGGACGCCGTCGCgctgggcggcggggcggcgtaCTCCGTGCGCACGGGGCGGAGGGACCGGCGTCGGTCGCTGGCGTCCGACGTGAAGCTCCCGTCGCCCGACTACACGGCGGCGCAGACGACGGTGTACTACGGGCGGCTGGGCCTGAGCACGTTCGACACGGTGCTGCTGCTGGGCGCGCACACCGTGGGCGCCACCCGCTGCGCCGCGATCAAGAGCAGCCGGCTGTACGCGTACGGCGGCCGGCCCGGCGCAACGGACCCCGGCCTGGACCCGGCCTACGCGTTCATGTACAAGACGTACGTGTGCCCCAACGTGCCGTCGTCGGACAACAACGTCGTGTTCCTGGACGACCAGTGGAGCGCGCTCAAGGTGGACAACCACTACTACAGGAACCTCCAGCTCCGCCGTGGCGTGCTCCCCTGCGACCAGAACCTGTACAACGACGGCTCCACGCGCTGGATCGTGGACCTGCTCGCCAACAACGCCGGCCTCTTCACCTCGCTCTTCCCGCAGGCGCTCGTCAAGCTCAGCGAGGTCAACGTGCTCACCGGCACCCAGGGGGAGATCCGCAAGGTCTGCAACAGGTTCAACTGA